tgggaaactggtcagaattgaaggaatgatgtatggcgctaaatacagggaaattcttgagggaaacctgtttcagtcttccagagattttagactggggcggaggttcaccttccagcaggacaatgaccctaagcatactgctaaagcaacacttgtatggtttaaggggaaacatttaaaagtcttggaatggcctagtcaaagcccagacctcaatccaattgagaatctgtggtatgacttaaagattgctgtacaccagcaggaacccatccaacttgaaggagctggagcagttttgtcttgaagaatgggcaaaagtcccagtggctagatgtgccaagcttatggagacatatcccaagagacttgcagctgtaatttctgcaaaaggtggctctacaaagtattgactttggggaggtgaatagttatgcacgctcaagttttccgtttttttttgtcttatttcttgtttgtttcacaaagaaaaatattttgcatcttcaaagtggtaggcgtgttgtgtaaataaaattattcaaaccccccaaaaatatattttaattccaggttgtaaggcaacaaaataggaaaaatgccaaggggggtgaatactttcacaaggcaCTGTATGCATTGCAGAAGTTGGTAGCTAATCTAATGAGTAGATAGAGCTAGCTCAATTTGGACGAGACCATACAGGAGTATGTTTTGACCATTTTTGACAGGCTGGAAATGGGGTGCTGGTTTACACACAGTTGTATTATTTTGTCCTTTTCTCAAGTGTTTAAAAAACACCACAACCCATACACATTGCTTCCCACACAGTTCATTCCTAATGCTCACACACTGTAGTTACAACCAGAACACAAGAACAGAATAGATCTTCAGTATTTTACAAATCCACTTCCTACATACATCTGCCCTACTCCCTCCTTTTGGGcttctttttaatacattttattttcaatagTTAATTTAAACTATTGATCTTTGACATGTGGTTATTTTTGAGTCAACTACAGAAACCCTGTTAACTCTGAGCATGAAGGAGCGGggatgtgtgcatgtttgtgttaaGTATTCTAAACCTGTGCACAACAGaagtttttcctgaccacatgacctTGCAAGAAAATTGGCCCTGAATACAGGTTATTAGTAGTAGAATAGTGAAACTACTACAGTATTTTCTCTCTGTTGTACAGCTCCCTTCCTGCAGGCTTCTCTCAAGTACAGAGAGAATGAGAAGACATgttgaggaggagggagagagacagtgaataaagagagaggggtacaATTTTAATTCCAGAGGAGCAGAGATTGGCGGTAGTGTAGAGCGGAGGATAAAACTGAGAGCTGTCACGACACAGAGACACGGCGCTAGAAGAAGACAGGAACACGTCGGCCTGGAGATGGGGAGAGTGGGCGGCTGTGGGCGACAGACAGATCCACACTCCAAACAAGCTTAACGGGAATGGAAAAACATGAACTGTGCAGCACATGAAAGACTAATATGCAGAATTCACAGGTGCGGCGTATCATTTAATAGTGAGAgaacagggatacattacagtatagtaatttagtagatgctcttatccagagcgacttatccAGAGTGAGTGAGTACATTTTGGTaatggtcccccatgggaatcgaacccaaaacCCTGCCGTTGAAAGcactatactctaccaactgagccacatgggaccattGCCATGTGAGGAAAAGGAAACGGGACCATTGACATGTGAGCAAAGGAAAGTGCAGATTGAGTTTGTGTTTGATTAAAGTCACACCCACATGATCTAAGTTTATTTTATGCAGTACAGGAAACGATATGTTCAGATACACATGTACAGACACTCCTACAGAACTTGCAGTACAGGAAACGATATGTTCAGATACACATGTACAGACGCTCCTACAGAACATGCAGTACAGGAAACGATATGTTCAGATACACATGTACAGACGCTCCTACAGAACATGCAGTACAGGAAACGATATGTTCAGATACACATGTACAGACGCTCCTACAGAACATGCAGTACAGGAAACGATATGTTCAGATACACGTCCTACAGAATGTGCGCTCTGAACATCCACATCAGACAACTGTTTCTCAGCAGGTTTCTAATTCTTTCCCATTAAAACCTAATCAAGACAAACAATTAAGAAGTAAGATGATAAAGAAATCAATTGAAGAAATATGAAGATACAAACTTGACACAGGCCAATACATCTTTGACAATAGTGGTGTTGGAAATAACGACACCCGGATGAGCGTCCGAACACAAAGATATACAGACAGACTGACCGTCAGTCAGGTAAATAGCCGAACaccgacagagacagatataaaaaaggacagacagacagaggtcagAAGATGTGTCCAGACCAAGTCTATGAAGTGGAACAGATGGCAGCAAAGTCACAGAGATGACACAGAGATGACACAGAGGGGGACTCTGCTGACATCACAGTGTGCTATTTAAAGACACACACCCAGCATCTCCACCTCACCCTGTCCATGCAGGAGCTGTACCTAAAATCATTTTGTGTGGCAATTTAATCTATGACCAATTGTGTGCAAATCACCACTTTAACGCGGAAGATTCATGCCAAGTGGTTTTATTAAATTATTGCCAAATGAGGAAGTAGCCTTGGTACAGACTATTGAAGACTACTGAAGTGCATATTGTGTCTGTGATGGTGAGCTGAGACTGTTCCCTCAGGTGATGGACATCATCTTTTAAATCATAAATGTCTTCTGTAATCGCCTGAGTGTCCAGCACAATGGTTCTGGTGACTTGCGGGTAGAACAAGGCAGAGAGAAGGCTTGTCTCATTTCTGTTCTAATTCTCTGCACAGCCCCTGGCCAAATGGCACCTACCTGCTGGTCTCAGAACATTCCACTGAGAGTATATGATAACAGAGAAACTCTCACCACTCTCAACACAAGTTACTGTTGtagcagggggagagggagaaagaaacacTGTTTATGTGCTTCAGGGCAAATAGAATCTGCAATTTAAGTACTGATACTATTTGACACTCTGACACACTCACAAACTCCTACTCACCAGCATGCAgccctacaaacacacacagtgcaaacatacacacacactcgcacaaacATTATGCACAGCAGGTGCACCCACTCACACACCTGATACACTTTTCATTATAGCCAGGTCTTCATACGTTTACTCATTCATGTTGAAAGGAGAGCCTTACCTATTAATTTCATGCAGATATCTAGCTACATTATGAATCATCTTAGCCTGAGTAACTGAGCTGAAAGCTAATTACAGACATCAAGGACAGTGATGATTGTCCATAGCTTGCCAGGGCAACCCGCAATAAGCTTAGCTATATTAACTGTTTTGGTGCATGCATCTCTGCACTTAAGAGTGAGTATTGAGCTTCATGTTTTTGAATCTGCATTCCCAGCATGTTACGTTAAACCTGTGATTAGCAGTGATGTGCAGTTGAGGTGGTTAAAGGGAATGAACCCGTAGTTTTGCTTCCCCCTGGTGTCCATGCATTGACACTGTAACCCACCCAAGCACCTGGGTCGTTTTCACTAGAAATAAACATGAGCACCGTGGGCGAAATGCTCAccaacaaggatgtaaacaaatttgtgcacaacatttcagagaaatttgcttttttgtgcgtatggaacatttctgggatcttttatttcagctcatgaaaccaacactttacatgttgcgtttatatttttgttcggtatagTTAACTCACACATCCGTGTACTACAGTCATTATTTTGATTTTGTGTTGAAGGTCTTATGAATAAGGCCGGTGATAGAAATATGCATGTAGCTGTAGGAATTGTCCTTGTCAAGGAGGTAAATTTCTCTGGTAAATTATGATGAGATCATTACCATTCTCTGAGGGTGTTTTCACACTTGGTCCCTTTCAGACAATTTTTTGTCGCTTAGTTTTTAGTGCAGTGTGATTGTCTGAAAACCCCAATGGAACTCAGACCACTCAAAGATAGAGCCCCCGAAGCGAACTTAGACCATAACGAGAGGTAGTCTGAGTTCGGTTCGCATGAATTCCACGGTCCGGCTCCCTTTTTTTAGGGCAATGTAAACACAAAGCTCCCCAGATTCGCTTGTCATTATTCACGCaaaacacacactagactacagcGACACCGTTTTCCCTGCAATTGCCCCTCGCATTGGTACCACAAATTAGATAAATGATGTTATTCGCGGGGGGATAAAACGTGTGCTATTTAAGGATATTGATTAGCAATTGTCAAGGATGCAAAGATATGTGTAACCCAAAACTGGTTTGCATTGTGATTGGACAAAAGCAATGACTGTTCAGCCCCCCCCTAtaactgttttgttttttttatgcgtGAAGTTTTTAGTTCAGATTTTTCTTTTGCAATATGTGATCTATAGGCTAAGAGCTTCTTACGCTGTTTATTCGACTGTGGGGTTTGAATAGTGTGAGGAGACAACATAATTTGGTAAAAATCACATGGGGTACAAAATCgattctagctcttaaaggggcagtagccTACAATGGGTGTAAAATGTTCTACTACAGCATTATCTAATCTGCAGTTATTATTctgctatttattctgttaccaataatatttacatgttaatagTATCTTCTAATTACAATTATTCTGTCTCATTTTTAACAAAATGCAATCTATTAGCTTCCAAAATGTAAGTAGGTATATGGTATATCTAGCTGTCTGATAGCATCATCTGATGGAATGGCTTGTCCTGCACTTTGTAAAAACCCACAGTGCATTGAATGAATGTTGGGAAAAGATCTTGGTTCCATTCTAAACATAGCAGTGTGAATGCAATGAGGACTCAGACAACAAAATAGGTGAAGTGAACTGGCAAAAGAGTTAAGTCCTCATTCAAAGGCAAGGGCAGTGTGAATACAAAGAGAACAGATCTttagctttttattttttttaccctcaGAGTTCACTTTAAAGAGGACTGAGATCAGTTATTTTAAAGAAGACTACATGTGAAAACACCCTGAGAGGGATGTGTCAGCCAGGCTTCACTGGCTCCCCTTGTCCAGGTATTCCAGGTTGGGTGCGTCCAGCCTTTGTTCCTGATCTTTGTTCTTAGTGAACTCCTTCAGTAGGTCCATGATTTCACCTGCGTACACATCAGGTACAGGCTGGGCCTCTGTTGAGAGGAGGGAAAGACAACACACATTCAGTTAACTTCAACTGACATTTCATATAGAATGGGCAAGTCAGCAGATCAGCTTGAAAATAAGAAATATTTCTAAACAACAGTATATCTACCTGTTTTATATGGCTTTTCTTGCCCTGGTGTAGATCAGAGTGGATAATCACAGATGATAAGATAATATGAAGCTGAACCACTCTCCTCACCTGTTGCCCAGTAGTAGATGTCCCAGTCGTTGCTTGGCTCGTTGATCAGTCTGTCATACTGTCTTAACTGGGGCTCGTTCATTGTATTAAGATATTGTTTGGCAAACAGGCTGAAAGGGGAAAGACAATTTGATTGGTATGTGCAAGTGTATGGTTTTGAGACATGTCCAAGACTCAGAAACACATATTGTAAGTTGTACACTATAATTAAATCATGCCTCTGCCACTGACCACAAATATGCTGCCTGTCCCTAAACCTGATGGTTTATCCATTTTTTATATCTCTATCATGGGCTCTATCATAGTATGAGCTTTGCTCAGGACTAAAAAGAAGACTAAAATCAATactaaaatatatacagtatgattAGTGGTCCACTCACCTGAGCAATATGCAATTCTCCAGCATGCCCCTCTTTCGGCTTTGGAAGAGCAGGCGCCGTCTCTTGATGTCCGCGGTCTCGCCATCCTTCTCTGTCCAGGGGGGCAGGGGGATCTCAATTAGGTCACCCCTAGAGTCATCAGGTGCCTCTCCTTTGTAACCCCGTGTAGTAACTAGTTCTACCACAGCTGGTCTCAATGACTCCCGGCATACCCCACTTACCAGCTAGACAAGAGAAACAACATCATTACTAACAACTGGAATGACTGTACACAACAACATGGAGATGGTTTTAattatacacatggttagcagatgttattgagagtgtagcataagcatttcgctacactcgcaattacgtctgct
This genomic stretch from Salmo salar chromosome ssa26, Ssal_v3.1, whole genome shotgun sequence harbors:
- the sdhaf2 gene encoding succinate dehydrogenase assembly factor 2, mitochondrial isoform X2, which produces MLSALVAKRLVSGVCRESLRPAVVELVTTRGYKGEAPDDSRGDLIEIPLPPWTEKDGETADIKRRRLLFQSRKRGMLENCILLSLFAKQYLNTMNEPQLRQYDRLINEPSNDWDIYYWATEAQPVPDVYAGEIMDLLKEFTKNKDQEQRLDAPNLEYLDKGSQ
- the sdhaf2 gene encoding succinate dehydrogenase assembly factor 2, mitochondrial isoform X1, producing the protein MLSALVAKRVSRIWNTNLVSGVCRESLRPAVVELVTTRGYKGEAPDDSRGDLIEIPLPPWTEKDGETADIKRRRLLFQSRKRGMLENCILLSLFAKQYLNTMNEPQLRQYDRLINEPSNDWDIYYWATEAQPVPDVYAGEIMDLLKEFTKNKDQEQRLDAPNLEYLDKGSQ